A window of the Emys orbicularis isolate rEmyOrb1 chromosome 1, rEmyOrb1.hap1, whole genome shotgun sequence genome harbors these coding sequences:
- the FBXL14 gene encoding F-box/LRR-repeat protein 14, which yields METHISCLFPELLAMIFGYLEVRDKGRAAQVCTAWRDAAYHRSVWRGVEAKLHLRRANPSLFPSLAARGIRRVQILSLRRSLSYVIQGMAEIESLNLSGCYNLTDNGLGHAFVAEIGSLRALNLSLCKQITDSSLGRIAQYLKGLEVLELGGCSNITNTGLLLIAWGLQRLKSLNLRSCRHLSDVGIGHLAGMTRSAAEGCLGLEQLTLQDCQKLSDLSLKHLARGLGRLRQLNLSFCGGISDAGLLHLSHMSSLRSLNLRSCDNISDTGIMHLAMGSLRLSGLDVSFCDKVGDQSLAYIAQGLDGLRSLSLCSCHISDEGINRMVRQMHGLRTLNIGQCVRITDKGLELIAEHLSQLTGIDLYGCTRITKRGLERITQLPCLKVLNLGLWQMTESEKVR from the coding sequence ATGGAGACGCACATCTCGTGCCTGTTCCCGGAGCTGCTGGCCATGATCTTCGGGTACCTGGAGGTGCGGGACAAGGGCCGGGCAGCGCAGGTGTGCACGGCCTGGCGGGACGCCGCCTACCACCGCTCCGTGTGGCGGGGCGTGGAGGCCAAGCTGCACCTGCGCCGCGCCAACCCCTcgctcttccccagcctggcggCGCGGGGCATCCGGCGGGTGCAGATCCTGTCGCTGCGGCGCAGCCTGAGCTACGTGATCCAGGGCATGGCGGAGATCGAGAGCCTCAACCTGAGCGGCTGCTACAACCTCACCGACAACGGGCTGGGCCACGCCTTTGTGGCGGAGATCGGCTCGCTGCGGGCGCTTAACCTGAGCCTCTGCAAGCAGATCACCGACAGCAGCCTGGGCCGCATCGCCCAGTACCTCAAGGGCCTCGAGGTGCTggagctgggcggctgcagcaacATCACCAACACCGGCCTCCTACTCATCGCCTGGGGTTTGCAGCGCCTCAAGAGCCTCAACCTGCGCTCATGCCGCCACCTCTCTGACGTGGGCATTGGGCACCTGGCGGGCATGACCCGCAGTGCAGCTGAGGGCTGCCTGGGCCTGGAGCAGCTCACGCTGCAGGACTGCCAGAAGCTCAGCGACCTCTCACTAAAGCACCTGGCCCGAGGGCTGGGACGCCTCCGCCAGCTCAACCTCAGCTTCTGTGGGGGCATTTCAGATGCGGGGCTGCTCCACTTGTCCCACATGAGCAGCCTGCGCAGCCTCAACCTGCGCTCCTGCGACAATATCAGCGACACAGGCATCATGCATCTGGCCATGGGCAGCCTGCGCCTTTCGGGCCTTGATGTTTCCTTCTGTGACAAGGTGGGGGACCAGAGCCTAGCCTATATCGCACAGGGCCTGGATGGGCTGCGTTCCCTCTCCCTTTGCTCCTGCCACATCAGCGATGAGGGCATCAACCGTATGGTGCGTCAGATGCATGGGCTCCGCACACTCAACATTGGCCAATGTGTCCGTATCACTGACAAGGGCCTGGAGCTCATTGCAGAGCACCTCAGCCAGCTCACAGGCATTGATCTTTATGGCTGCACCCGCATCACTAAGCGGGGCTTGGAGCGCATCACCCAGCTGCCCTGTCTCAAGGTGCTCAACCTGGGACTTTGGCAAATGACTGAGAGCGAGAAGGTCAGGTGA